In one window of Gossypium hirsutum isolate 1008001.06 chromosome A01, Gossypium_hirsutum_v2.1, whole genome shotgun sequence DNA:
- the LOC107936977 gene encoding probable aquaporin PIP2-8, whose product MSKEVSEEGVSRKDYVDPPPAPLIDVAEIKLWSFYRALIAEFIATLLFLYVTIATVIGHKKQHDACDGVGLLGIAWAFGGMIFILVYCTAGISGGHINPAVTFGLFLARKVSLIRAVAYMVAQCLGAICGVGLVKAFMKSEYNSLGGGVNTVATGYNKGTALGAEIIGTFVLVYTVFSATDPKRSARDSHVPVLAPLPIGFAVFMVHLATIPITGTGINPARSFGAAVIYNNDKAWDDHWIFWVGPMVGALAAAAYHQYILRAAAIKALGSFRSNPSN is encoded by the exons ATGTCGAAGGAAGTGAGTGAAGAAGGGGTGAGCCGAAAGGACTATGTGGATCCTCCACCGGCACCGCTCATCGACGTGGCTGAGATCAAGCTTTGGTCTTTTTACAGAGCTCTCATCGCCGAATTCATCGCTACTCTCCTCTTCCTATACGTCACCATAGCCACCGTCATCGGCCACAAGAAACAACACGATGCATGCGATGGTGTTGGTCTTTTGGGCATTGCTTGGGCTTTTGGTGGCATGATTTTCATTCTTGTTTACTGCACCGCCGGTATCTCAG GTGGTCACATTAACCCGGCGGTGACATTTGGGTTGTTTTTGGCTAGGAAGGTGTCGTTAATAAGGGCGGTGGCTTACATGGTAGCTCAATGTTTGGGTGCTATTTGTGGTGTTGGGTTAGTTAAGGCATTCATGAAGAGTGAATACAACTCCCTTGGCGGCGGTGTTAACACGGTGGCGACTGGTTATAACAAAGGGACTGCTTTGGGAGCTGAGATTATTGGGACATTCGTGCTTGTTTACACTGTTTTTTCAGCTACTGACCCTAAAAGAAGTGCCCGTGATTCACATGTACCCGTGTTGGCTCCACTTCCTATAGGATTTGCAGTGTTCATGGTTCATTTGGCTACTATTCCTATCACCGGAACTGGTATTAACCCTGCTAGAAGCTTCGGCGCCGCCGTTATTTACAACAACGACAAGGCTTGGGATGACCAC TGGATATTCTGGGTTGGACCAATGGTGGGAGCACTTGCGGCGGCGGCATATCATCAGTACATCCTTAGAGCGGCGGCTATTAAGGCTTTGGGATCTTTCCGGAGCAACCCCAGCAATTAA